The Papaver somniferum cultivar HN1 unplaced genomic scaffold, ASM357369v1 unplaced-scaffold_107, whole genome shotgun sequence genome includes a region encoding these proteins:
- the LOC113327863 gene encoding uncharacterized protein LOC113327863 has product MNVAQKHGEVALFFTIVSEVVIIVSASCKRRDVLREKELARLVELVEKGERLSGSGLNQETFLKRPSDTCWGTHYNTLLSLILMFPSILDMLEIVSREGAKEARGKAYVYLILMLTFDFVFTLFLVSTLLGVTNESSQALQRKDQDIVNAMNLVKISKEQLQTMRDGGWDSLMNDISAFCAKTNIVVTEMMSLYVPLGRGRRNLQEQTNLHHFQVGLFNNVIDMQTAALNDRFDEVNTELLLCMSHLNRFIEAIFFSF; this is encoded by the coding sequence ATGAATGTTGCTCAAAAGCATGGCGAGGTTGCATTGTTCTTTACTATAGTTAGTGAAGTTGTTATTATTGTTTCTGCCTCTTGCAAACGCAGAGATGTTCTTCGAGAAAAAGAATTGGCTAGATTGGTTGAACTTGTTGAAAAAGGTGAACGTTTAAGTGGCTCGGGATTGAATCAAGAAACTTTCCTCAAACGACCTTCAGACACGTGTTGGGGTACACATTACAACACACTGTTGAGTTTAATTTTGATGTTTCCATCAATTTTAGACATGTTGGAGATTGTCAGTCGAGAAGGTGCTAAGGAAGCGAGGGGAAAAGCATACGTTTATCTAATCTTGATGCTGACATttgattttgtatttactttGTTTCTGGTGAGCACTTTGTTAGGAGTCACTAACGAGTCGTCGCAAGCATTGCAACGGAAAGACCAAGACATTGTGAATGCCATGAATTTGGTCAAGATATCTAAAGAACAACTACAGACCATGCGAGATGGTGGGTGGGATAGTCTTATGAATGATATCTCTGCTTTTTGTGCTAAAACAAATATTGTAGTCACTGAAATGATGTCTCTGTATGTACCACTTGGGAGAGGTAGACGTAATTTACAAGAACAGACAAATCTGCACCATTTTCAAGTGGGTTTGTTTAACAATGTCATTGATATGCAAACTGCAGCGCTTAATGACCGTTTTGATGAAGTGAACACCGAGTTGCTTCTTTGCATGTCGCATTTGAATCGATTCATCGAAGCAATATTTTTCAGCTTTTGA